From the Leucobacter tenebrionis genome, one window contains:
- the mobA gene encoding molybdenum cofactor guanylyltransferase gives MNRAPLDAIVLAGGRGSRLGGVDKGALLLRDERLIDRVVDAVRGIGIERIVVVGSLSAAPPGTVSVREDPPFSGPLAALAEGLDALDTRFGAETGASEWVLLLACDLEHPAAVCDALAVEFARLPRNGTPRDSAHGGGPHENAPRDGARGSDRLGGERWDGVLLEDPDGRPQWLAGIYRASSLRAGLGAAGSLDDRPLRLAFSGARLIRLPAPSDTIADIDTPEDLARARRAAAKERP, from the coding sequence ATGAACCGAGCGCCCCTCGATGCGATCGTGCTGGCCGGTGGGCGGGGAAGCCGCCTGGGCGGCGTCGACAAGGGTGCTCTGCTGCTGCGCGACGAGCGGCTCATCGATCGCGTCGTCGACGCGGTGCGAGGGATCGGGATCGAGCGCATCGTCGTGGTCGGCTCACTGAGCGCTGCACCGCCCGGCACCGTCTCCGTGCGGGAGGATCCGCCGTTCTCCGGCCCGCTCGCAGCGCTCGCCGAGGGTCTCGACGCGCTCGACACCCGCTTCGGGGCGGAGACCGGCGCCTCCGAGTGGGTATTGCTGCTCGCCTGCGACCTCGAGCACCCGGCGGCAGTGTGCGACGCGCTCGCCGTCGAGTTCGCGCGGCTGCCGCGCAACGGCACGCCGCGCGATAGCGCGCACGGCGGCGGTCCGCACGAGAATGCGCCGCGCGACGGTGCCCGGGGCAGCGACCGGCTCGGCGGCGAGCGCTGGGACGGCGTACTGCTCGAGGATCCCGATGGCCGTCCCCAGTGGCTCGCCGGGATCTACCGCGCCTCGTCCCTGCGCGCCGGCCTCGGAGCCGCGGGCTCCCTCGACGACCGGCCGCTGCGACTCGCCTTCTCCGGGGCCCGGCTGATCCGGCTCCCCGCCCCGAGCGATACGATCGCCGACATCGACACCCCGGAAGATCTCGCGCGCGCCAGGCGCGCCGCAGCGAAGGAGCGACCATGA
- the fdhD gene encoding formate dehydrogenase accessory sulfurtransferase FdhD, giving the protein MSRIAARRRVTRVTVGEAPRRRADFLAVEEPLEIRVGGRALTVTMRTPGSDVELAAGFLVSEGVIHRSEHLAAAIHCASDGEENTYNVLDVALAPGVAPPDPSVERNFYTTSSCGVCGKASIDAVSTVSRYRVDEDLLRLDPELLAGFPDALRAGQAVFERTGGLHAAALFDGATGEMLVLREDVGRHNAVDKVVGWALQHDRLPARGCVLMVSGRASFELTQKALMAGIPMLAAVSAPSSLAAELAAEAGLTLVGFLRGPSMVVYSREDRLDPGSSTLDDPSPIG; this is encoded by the coding sequence ATGTCACGCATCGCCGCCCGCCGCCGAGTCACCCGCGTCACCGTCGGCGAGGCCCCGCGCCGCCGCGCCGACTTCCTCGCGGTCGAGGAGCCGCTCGAGATCAGGGTCGGCGGCAGAGCCCTCACCGTCACCATGCGCACGCCGGGCAGCGACGTCGAGCTCGCGGCCGGCTTCCTCGTCTCGGAGGGAGTGATCCACCGATCCGAGCATCTCGCCGCCGCGATCCACTGCGCCTCCGACGGCGAGGAGAACACCTACAACGTGCTCGATGTCGCGCTCGCGCCCGGTGTCGCGCCGCCCGATCCGAGCGTCGAGCGCAACTTCTACACGACGAGCTCGTGCGGGGTGTGCGGCAAGGCGAGCATCGACGCGGTCTCGACGGTCTCGCGCTACCGGGTGGACGAGGATCTGCTGCGGCTCGACCCCGAACTGCTCGCCGGGTTCCCCGACGCGCTGCGGGCGGGGCAGGCCGTGTTCGAGCGCACTGGGGGTTTGCACGCGGCCGCGCTGTTCGACGGCGCTACGGGGGAGATGCTGGTGCTGCGCGAGGACGTGGGTCGGCACAACGCCGTCGACAAGGTCGTCGGCTGGGCGCTGCAGCACGATCGCCTCCCGGCTCGGGGCTGCGTGCTCATGGTGTCGGGGCGGGCGAGCTTCGAGCTCACGCAGAAGGCGCTCATGGCGGGGATCCCGATGCTCGCGGCCGTCTCGGCGCCGTCGTCGCTCGCCGCGGAGCTCGCCGCCGAGGCGGGGCTCACGCTGGTCGGGTTCCTGCGCGGCCCCTCGATGGTGGTCTACAGCCGGGAGGATCGCCTGGATCCGGGGTCCTCGACTCTGGATGACCCCTCGCCCATCGGCTAG
- the selD gene encoding selenide, water dikinase SelD: protein MDTARDPRRLTGYAHGGGCACKIPPGELEDAVRGLVGQTAGNVLVGLDDGDDAAAVLVRDDLAVLSTADFFTPVVDDAYDWGRIAAANALSDIYAMGGTPITAINLVGWPREVLPMELLTEVLRGGLDVAAEANCPVTGGHSIDDPEPKYGMAVTGVVDPAQLMRNDAAEPGLPLTLTKPIGVGVLNNRHKRTGEVFEHAIAQMVQLNRDASLAAVSAGARAATDVTGFGLLGHLYKMCRASDVGAVLDSSAVPIVEGARRSLDEGFIPGGSRRNLDWVRPHLSVEAPLSEEGLVLLADAQTSGGLLVVGEVPGYPLIGETVAGSGITVR, encoded by the coding sequence ATGGACACCGCGCGGGATCCCAGACGTCTGACCGGCTACGCGCACGGCGGGGGCTGCGCCTGCAAGATCCCGCCGGGCGAGCTCGAGGACGCGGTGCGCGGGCTCGTCGGGCAGACCGCCGGGAACGTGCTCGTGGGGCTCGACGACGGCGATGACGCCGCGGCGGTGCTCGTGCGCGACGACCTCGCCGTGCTCTCGACCGCCGATTTCTTCACGCCGGTGGTCGACGACGCGTACGACTGGGGTCGCATCGCCGCCGCCAACGCGCTCTCGGACATCTACGCGATGGGCGGCACTCCCATCACCGCGATCAACCTCGTCGGCTGGCCCCGCGAGGTGCTGCCGATGGAACTGCTCACGGAGGTGCTTCGCGGCGGGCTCGACGTCGCCGCCGAGGCGAACTGCCCCGTCACGGGCGGCCACTCGATCGACGACCCCGAACCCAAGTACGGGATGGCGGTCACCGGTGTGGTCGACCCCGCGCAGCTCATGCGCAACGATGCGGCCGAGCCGGGCCTGCCGCTCACGCTGACCAAGCCCATCGGCGTGGGTGTGCTGAACAACCGGCACAAGCGCACCGGCGAGGTCTTCGAGCACGCGATCGCGCAGATGGTGCAGCTGAACCGCGATGCCTCGCTCGCCGCCGTCTCAGCGGGCGCGCGGGCCGCCACCGACGTCACCGGTTTCGGCCTGCTCGGGCACCTGTACAAGATGTGCCGCGCCTCGGACGTCGGCGCCGTGCTCGACTCGAGCGCCGTGCCGATCGTCGAGGGGGCGAGGCGGTCGCTCGACGAGGGTTTCATCCCGGGAGGATCGCGTCGCAACCTCGACTGGGTGCGCCCGCACCTGAGCGTCGAGGCACCGCTCAGCGAGGAGGGACTGGTGCTGCTCGCCGACGCTCAGACCTCGGGCGGTCTGCTGGTCGTGGGCGAGGTGCCGGGCTACCCGTTGATCGGCGAGACCGTCGCGGGATCGGGGATCACGGTCCGCTAG
- a CDS encoding 4Fe-4S dicluster domain-containing protein produces the protein MTRLTESEHAAHHEHVHPRKGFFTDTSICIGCKACEVACKEWNRNPADSDWQLSDSSYDNSEGLGADTWRHVAFIEQGQERIEQARESGRKLVSLGMPTVRKDPDDLSGADTTPPDTPDFRWLMSSDVCKHCTNAGCLDVCPTGALFRTEFGTVVVQEDICNGCGTCVAGCPFGVIERRSDGIAVPKTNRDFVPGEQAPTRNAGVAQKCTLCYDRLTDDQTPACAQACPTTSIKFGSREELAKIARARVRELHKQGLTEARLYGANERDGVGGTGSIFLLLDEPEVYGLPPDPQVATKDLPRMYKRAGLAALGMIGAVALAFLTGGRR, from the coding sequence ATGACCAGACTCACCGAATCCGAGCACGCCGCCCACCACGAGCACGTGCACCCCCGCAAGGGCTTCTTCACCGACACCTCGATCTGCATCGGCTGCAAGGCCTGCGAGGTGGCCTGCAAGGAGTGGAATCGCAACCCGGCCGATTCCGACTGGCAGCTCTCCGACTCCTCGTATGACAACTCCGAGGGGCTGGGCGCCGACACCTGGCGCCACGTGGCGTTCATCGAGCAGGGGCAGGAGCGCATCGAGCAGGCCCGCGAGAGCGGCCGCAAGCTCGTGAGCCTCGGCATGCCCACGGTGCGCAAGGATCCCGACGATCTCTCGGGTGCCGATACGACCCCGCCCGACACCCCCGACTTCCGCTGGCTCATGTCGTCGGACGTGTGCAAGCACTGCACCAATGCCGGCTGTCTCGACGTCTGCCCCACAGGCGCGCTCTTCCGCACCGAGTTCGGCACCGTCGTGGTGCAGGAGGACATCTGCAACGGCTGCGGCACCTGCGTGGCGGGGTGCCCCTTCGGGGTGATCGAGCGGCGCAGCGACGGGATCGCCGTGCCCAAGACCAACCGCGACTTCGTGCCGGGGGAGCAGGCGCCCACCCGCAACGCCGGCGTCGCCCAGAAGTGCACGCTCTGCTACGACCGCCTCACCGACGACCAGACCCCCGCGTGCGCGCAGGCCTGCCCGACCACGTCGATCAAGTTCGGCAGTCGCGAGGAGCTCGCGAAGATCGCCCGGGCCCGCGTGCGCGAACTGCACAAGCAGGGCCTCACCGAGGCGCGGCTGTACGGCGCGAACGAGCGCGACGGCGTGGGCGGCACGGGATCGATCTTCCTGCTGCTCGACGAGCCCGAGGTGTACGGTCTGCCGCCGGATCCGCAGGTCGCGACGAAGGATCTGCCGCGCATGTACAAGCGGGCCGGGCTCGCCGCGCTCGGCATGATCGGCGCCGTGGCGCTCGCGTTCCTCACCGGAGGGCGCCGATGA
- a CDS encoding molybdopterin molybdotransferase MoeA: MRVSAAEWREWILAGIGRLGTVVLPVERAHGRTLVEDVRSAHDLPLWDNSAMDGYALRAPDTAGATPQQPVGLVVTGEVLAGSAADPAVAPGTAVRIMTGAPVPSGADAVVPVELVSGPEADRLEAADTAHEAELWGRTEIRLDAPVRAGANIRRRGEDLSAGSPVARGGDALTAARLSALAAAGVAEVRVSEIPRVAVLVTGAELRPPGAPLARGQIAESNSLLVAGLLRESGIEPVAVRRCSDDADAVREQLRDLARDCDAIITTGGVGPGSHDVVRLAVRSEPGVRAARVAVRPGQPQCAGRLSSGAWLFALPGNPVSAATSFEVFVRPALLAWQGRADPLPRLIPAVAAVGWRGARGRLQLMPVTLEAGANAADDPGDPGAPGDDRDAAAAPALLCRPAVDPRGVSHAVGGHGAVQAYAVVDEDRGDVAAGDPVGLLMVGPR, encoded by the coding sequence ATGCGTGTGTCGGCTGCGGAGTGGCGGGAATGGATCCTCGCCGGCATCGGGCGCCTCGGCACGGTCGTGCTCCCCGTCGAGCGGGCCCACGGGCGCACGCTCGTCGAGGACGTGCGATCCGCCCACGACCTGCCGCTCTGGGACAACTCCGCGATGGACGGCTACGCACTGCGCGCCCCCGACACCGCCGGCGCGACGCCGCAGCAGCCGGTCGGGCTCGTCGTGACAGGCGAGGTGCTCGCGGGGAGCGCCGCCGATCCGGCTGTCGCTCCGGGCACCGCCGTGCGGATCATGACGGGAGCCCCGGTTCCCTCCGGCGCCGACGCCGTCGTACCCGTCGAGCTCGTCTCGGGGCCGGAGGCCGATCGACTCGAAGCCGCCGACACCGCGCATGAGGCTGAGCTCTGGGGTCGCACCGAGATCCGCCTCGATGCGCCGGTGCGGGCGGGGGCGAACATCCGCCGCCGGGGCGAGGACCTGAGCGCGGGATCGCCCGTCGCCCGCGGGGGTGACGCGCTCACTGCCGCGCGGCTCTCGGCGCTCGCCGCTGCCGGCGTGGCCGAGGTGCGGGTGAGCGAGATCCCCCGGGTCGCCGTGCTCGTGACGGGTGCCGAGCTGCGCCCGCCCGGTGCACCGCTCGCCCGGGGTCAGATCGCCGAATCGAACTCGCTGCTCGTCGCGGGCCTGCTGCGCGAGAGCGGCATCGAGCCGGTCGCGGTGCGGCGATGCTCCGACGACGCCGACGCCGTGCGTGAGCAGCTCCGCGACCTCGCGCGCGACTGCGACGCGATCATCACCACGGGCGGCGTCGGACCCGGCAGCCACGACGTGGTGCGCCTCGCGGTGCGGTCGGAGCCCGGCGTGCGCGCCGCGAGGGTCGCGGTCCGCCCCGGTCAGCCGCAGTGCGCCGGCCGCCTCTCCTCGGGCGCCTGGCTGTTCGCCCTGCCGGGAAATCCCGTGAGCGCGGCCACGAGCTTCGAGGTGTTCGTGCGCCCGGCACTGCTCGCCTGGCAGGGGCGCGCCGATCCGCTCCCCCGGCTGATCCCGGCGGTGGCGGCGGTCGGGTGGCGCGGGGCTCGGGGTCGCCTGCAGCTCATGCCCGTGACGCTCGAAGCCGGAGCGAACGCCGCCGATGATCCGGGAGACCCCGGCGCGCCGGGCGACGACCGCGATGCCGCGGCGGCGCCGGCGCTCCTGTGCCGTCCCGCCGTCGACCCCCGCGGAGTCTCCCACGCCGTCGGCGGGCACGGCGCGGTACAGGCCTACGCCGTGGTGGACGAGGATCGCGGGGACGTCGCCGCGGGCGATCCCGTCGGCCTCCTCATGGTGGGGCCGCGATGA
- the nrfD gene encoding NrfD/PsrC family molybdoenzyme membrane anchor subunit — MTLSEFDSYRPPEKPRRFGGKRKRRGVGRGGAGATDGSREMSMVPEAEFASYYDRPIVKPPPWEAPIGVYLFLGGVAGGSSLLAAGAQFSGNEKLRRNSRLAAIGAAGAGAVALIADLGRPERFLNMFRTLKVTSPMSVGSWILGAFSAGAGVAAVAEVDRMTKRRLPLGPLRKLLNLAEKPAGVASAVFAAPLAAYTGVLLSNTANPTWNAAKEDLSFVFVSSASLAAGGLGMVTTPVADAKPARMLAVAGAAAELTASELMDRRMDPVAAEPLHHGGAGAMHKWSKRLAAIGGAGAIFAGRSRAVAVVSGVALLAASALTRFAVLEAGLHSTKDPRYVIEPQKRRLEARRRAGIVDDSITTAE; from the coding sequence GTGACGCTCTCGGAGTTCGACAGCTACCGTCCGCCCGAGAAACCGCGTCGCTTCGGCGGTAAGCGCAAGCGCCGCGGTGTCGGGCGCGGGGGAGCCGGGGCGACTGACGGCTCTCGCGAGATGTCGATGGTGCCCGAGGCGGAGTTCGCCAGCTACTACGACCGGCCCATCGTGAAGCCGCCGCCATGGGAGGCGCCGATCGGCGTCTACCTGTTCCTCGGGGGAGTCGCCGGCGGGTCGTCGCTGCTCGCCGCGGGAGCGCAGTTCAGCGGCAACGAGAAGCTGCGCCGCAACAGCCGGCTCGCCGCGATCGGCGCCGCCGGCGCGGGTGCTGTGGCGCTCATCGCCGACCTGGGCCGACCCGAGCGGTTCCTGAACATGTTCCGCACGCTCAAGGTGACCTCCCCGATGAGCGTTGGATCGTGGATCCTGGGGGCGTTCAGCGCGGGCGCGGGCGTCGCCGCCGTCGCCGAGGTCGACCGCATGACGAAGCGCAGGCTGCCCCTCGGGCCGCTGCGCAAGCTGCTGAACCTCGCCGAGAAGCCGGCCGGGGTCGCCTCCGCGGTGTTCGCCGCGCCTCTCGCGGCCTACACGGGCGTGCTGCTGTCGAACACGGCGAACCCCACCTGGAACGCGGCGAAGGAAGACCTGTCGTTCGTCTTCGTGAGCTCGGCGAGCCTCGCGGCGGGCGGTCTCGGCATGGTCACCACGCCGGTGGCCGACGCGAAGCCCGCCCGCATGCTCGCCGTGGCCGGCGCGGCCGCGGAGCTCACCGCCTCCGAGCTCATGGATCGGCGCATGGATCCGGTCGCCGCCGAGCCGCTGCACCACGGCGGCGCGGGTGCGATGCACAAGTGGAGCAAGCGTCTCGCCGCGATCGGCGGAGCCGGCGCGATCTTCGCCGGGCGCAGCCGCGCGGTCGCGGTGGTCTCGGGGGTCGCGCTGCTCGCGGCCTCGGCACTGACCCGCTTCGCCGTGCTCGAGGCCGGGCTCCACTCGACGAAGGATCCGCGCTACGTGATCGAGCCGCAGAAGCGCCGCCTCGAGGCGCGCCGCCGTGCGGGCATCGTCGACGACTCGATCACCACCGCGGAGTAG
- the selA gene encoding L-seryl-tRNA(Sec) selenium transferase — translation MSDEDHRRRIPRTDRLLALPAAREARERIGDAAVRRIIDAQQRAAREGRLPAERVEPEVERALRAERPTSLTPVLNATGVIVHTNLGRAPLARRAREAVLSAAGYVDVEMDLETGKRSARGAGAREALLQACPDAEDAVIVNNGAAALLLAVTALAGTGEIIVSRGELVEIGAGFRLPDLLVTTGARLREVGTTNRTHLDDYAQAIGPETGCLLKIHPSNFRVQGFTAEVGTSELRSLADEHGLPLIVDLGSGLLDPEPTLPDEPDIASALRAGADVVIASGDKLLGGPQAGLLLGRSAAIRRIATHPLARAMRSDKLTLAAIEATLRIAETPVSAALHADPGRLRERTLMLAERVGAEVVPHDGRVGGGGAPGVPLPGWAVELPESASERLRAGEPAVVARVHQGRCLVDLRCVAEEDDERLAEAVLAAMRDPEPRRLGLR, via the coding sequence ATGAGCGACGAGGATCATCGCAGGCGCATTCCCCGCACCGACCGACTGCTGGCGCTGCCGGCCGCACGAGAGGCGCGGGAGCGGATCGGCGACGCCGCGGTGCGACGCATCATCGACGCGCAGCAGCGCGCGGCACGCGAGGGGCGGCTGCCGGCGGAGCGGGTGGAGCCGGAGGTCGAGCGAGCGCTCCGGGCCGAGCGTCCGACCTCTCTGACGCCGGTGCTCAACGCGACCGGGGTGATCGTGCACACCAACCTCGGTCGGGCGCCGCTCGCTCGGCGTGCTCGCGAGGCGGTGCTGAGCGCGGCGGGCTACGTCGACGTCGAGATGGACCTCGAGACCGGTAAGCGCAGCGCGCGCGGGGCCGGTGCGCGCGAGGCGCTGCTGCAGGCCTGCCCCGACGCCGAGGACGCCGTGATCGTCAACAACGGTGCAGCCGCGCTGCTGCTCGCCGTCACGGCTCTGGCCGGAACGGGCGAGATAATCGTGAGCCGCGGTGAGCTCGTCGAGATCGGCGCGGGCTTCCGCCTGCCCGATCTGCTCGTCACCACGGGGGCCCGTCTGCGCGAGGTCGGCACGACGAACCGCACCCACCTCGACGATTACGCGCAGGCGATCGGTCCTGAGACCGGGTGCCTGTTGAAGATCCACCCCAGCAACTTCCGGGTGCAGGGCTTCACCGCGGAGGTCGGGACGTCGGAGCTGCGCAGCCTCGCCGACGAGCACGGGCTGCCGCTCATCGTCGACCTCGGTAGCGGGCTGCTGGACCCCGAGCCGACGCTGCCGGACGAACCGGATATCGCGAGCGCCCTGCGCGCGGGCGCCGACGTGGTGATCGCGAGCGGGGACAAACTGCTCGGCGGTCCGCAGGCGGGCCTGCTGCTGGGACGGAGCGCCGCGATCCGGCGCATCGCGACGCATCCGCTCGCCCGTGCGATGCGCAGCGACAAGCTCACGCTCGCGGCCATCGAGGCGACGCTCAGGATCGCGGAAACCCCGGTGTCGGCGGCGCTGCACGCCGATCCGGGGCGCCTCCGGGAGCGGACCCTGATGCTCGCGGAGCGGGTGGGCGCCGAGGTCGTGCCCCACGACGGGCGCGTGGGCGGCGGAGGAGCCCCCGGGGTGCCGCTGCCGGGGTGGGCGGTCGAGCTGCCCGAGTCCGCCTCGGAGCGATTGCGCGCCGGAGAACCCGCGGTCGTCGCCCGGGTGCATCAGGGCCGCTGCCTCGTCGACCTGCGCTGCGTGGCGGAGGAAGACGATGAGCGGCTTGCAGAGGCGGTGCTCGCGGCGATGCGCGATCCCGAACCCCGTCGGCTCGGGCTCCGCTGA
- the fdh gene encoding formate dehydrogenase, producing MARFSPLEWPVFRQFASPDRFGRGDSVMSRKTREIAPRTSTADRVVQSVCPYCAVGCGQKVFVKDERVVQIEGDPDSPISRGRLCPKGSASEQLVNSASRQTEILYRAPYATEWQKLSLSTAIDMIAERFIEARKKWWQDHDEHGRPVRRTMGIAALGGATLDNEENYLIKKLFTAAGAIQIENQARIUHSATVPSLGASFGRGGATQPLQDMANADCIVIQGSNMAECHPVGFQWVSEAKARGAKIIHIDPRFTRTSAVADKHVPIRAGSDIVLLGALINHVIENDLWFKEYVLAYTNAATIVSEEFRDTEDLDGLFSGYDAETGTYDPSSWAYKRTGAQKRDEAKDAEGADELQEMHGSGHQYGSGGPAAGNRYLTDETLQDPHTVFQILKRHYSRYTPEMVREVCGISEEDFAYLARTITENSGRDRTTCFAYAVGWTQHTMGAQFIRTSAILQLLLGNIGRPGGGIMALRGHASIQGSTDIPTLFNLLPGYLPMPTSTAETLQDYLAGIASPDQKGYWANADAYTVSLLKAWWGDAAREDNDWAYDYLPRLTGPHGTYQTVAKMLADEIDGYFVFGQNPAVGSAHGRMQRLGMSHLKWLVVRDFAMIESATWWKDGPEIESGELRTEDIATEVFFMPAANHVEKSGTFTQTQRMVQWRHQAVQPPGQAQSELDFFYELGVRIRERLAGSTDPRDRPLLDLTWDYPLDEHGNPDPEAVLAEINGRFRTGERAGQPLSSYTEMRADGSTEGGCWIYTGVYADGVNHAALRPSRDEQSAVNPDWGWVWPANRRVLYNRASADPEGRPWSERKKYVWWDEAQGRWIGDDVPDFPATLAPGTQPAPEAGGPEALSGTDAFIMQSDGKGWLYAPKGLVDGPLPAHYEPQESPVANPVYGQQRSPARVTMAREDNLSAPSDDERGAGVYPYMFTTYRLTEHHTAGGMSRWLPYLAELQPEMFCEVSRELAEECGLEPYGWATIISPRSAIEAKVLVTDRVKPLRAGGRTVHQIGLPYHWGVGGDAVVSGDSANDLLGVVMDPNVLIQESKAGSCAIIPGRRPRGEELLELVERYRRRAGVTIDTGMRHADDAGGREYAGDEPQHEEGER from the coding sequence ATGGCGCGTTTCAGCCCGCTCGAGTGGCCGGTGTTCCGGCAATTCGCCTCTCCCGACCGGTTCGGGCGAGGCGACTCGGTCATGTCGCGCAAGACCCGCGAGATCGCGCCGCGCACCTCGACTGCCGACAGGGTCGTCCAGAGCGTCTGCCCCTATTGCGCGGTGGGGTGCGGCCAGAAGGTGTTCGTCAAAGACGAGCGGGTGGTGCAGATCGAGGGCGATCCCGATTCCCCGATCTCGCGCGGCCGGCTGTGCCCCAAGGGCTCGGCGAGCGAGCAGCTCGTCAATTCGGCATCGCGGCAGACCGAGATCCTCTACCGAGCCCCGTACGCGACCGAGTGGCAGAAGCTGTCGCTCAGCACCGCGATCGACATGATCGCCGAGCGCTTCATCGAGGCGCGCAAGAAGTGGTGGCAGGATCACGACGAGCACGGCCGCCCGGTGCGGCGCACCATGGGCATCGCGGCGCTCGGCGGCGCGACGCTCGACAACGAGGAGAACTACCTCATCAAGAAGCTGTTCACCGCGGCGGGTGCGATCCAGATCGAGAACCAGGCCCGCATCTGACACTCCGCCACGGTTCCCAGTCTGGGAGCCTCGTTCGGCCGAGGCGGCGCGACACAACCGCTGCAGGACATGGCCAATGCGGATTGCATCGTGATCCAGGGATCCAACATGGCCGAGTGCCACCCCGTCGGGTTCCAGTGGGTCTCGGAGGCGAAGGCGCGCGGCGCGAAGATCATCCACATCGATCCTCGGTTCACCCGCACCTCCGCGGTGGCCGACAAGCACGTCCCGATCCGGGCCGGCTCCGACATCGTGCTGCTCGGCGCGCTCATCAACCACGTCATCGAGAACGACCTGTGGTTCAAGGAGTACGTGCTCGCCTACACGAACGCGGCGACGATCGTGAGCGAGGAGTTCCGCGACACCGAGGATCTCGACGGGCTGTTCTCGGGGTACGACGCCGAGACCGGCACGTACGACCCCTCGAGCTGGGCGTACAAGCGGACCGGCGCGCAGAAGCGGGACGAGGCGAAGGACGCCGAGGGGGCCGATGAGCTCCAGGAGATGCACGGGTCCGGCCACCAGTACGGCAGCGGCGGGCCGGCGGCGGGCAATCGCTACCTCACGGACGAGACGCTGCAGGATCCGCACACGGTCTTCCAGATCCTGAAGCGCCACTACTCGCGCTACACGCCCGAGATGGTGCGCGAGGTCTGCGGCATCTCCGAGGAGGACTTCGCCTACCTCGCGCGCACGATCACCGAGAACTCCGGGCGCGACCGCACCACCTGCTTCGCCTACGCGGTGGGATGGACCCAGCACACCATGGGCGCCCAGTTCATCCGCACCTCGGCGATCCTGCAGCTGCTGCTCGGCAACATCGGGCGGCCGGGCGGCGGGATCATGGCGCTGCGCGGCCACGCGAGCATCCAGGGCTCCACCGACATCCCGACGCTGTTCAACCTGCTGCCGGGCTACCTGCCGATGCCGACGTCGACCGCCGAGACGCTGCAGGACTACCTCGCCGGCATCGCATCCCCCGACCAGAAGGGGTACTGGGCGAACGCCGACGCCTACACGGTCAGTCTGCTGAAGGCGTGGTGGGGCGACGCCGCGCGCGAGGACAACGACTGGGCGTACGACTACCTGCCGCGCCTCACCGGACCGCACGGCACCTACCAGACCGTCGCGAAGATGCTCGCGGACGAGATCGACGGCTACTTCGTCTTCGGGCAGAACCCGGCCGTGGGTTCGGCGCACGGCCGCATGCAGCGGCTCGGCATGTCGCATCTCAAGTGGCTCGTGGTGCGCGATTTCGCAATGATCGAGTCGGCGACCTGGTGGAAGGACGGACCCGAGATCGAGTCGGGTGAACTGCGCACGGAAGACATCGCGACCGAGGTGTTCTTCATGCCCGCCGCGAACCACGTCGAGAAGTCGGGCACCTTCACCCAGACGCAGCGCATGGTGCAGTGGCGGCACCAGGCGGTGCAGCCGCCGGGCCAGGCGCAGAGCGAGCTCGACTTCTTCTACGAGCTGGGGGTCAGGATCCGGGAGCGTCTCGCGGGCTCCACGGACCCGCGCGATCGTCCGCTGCTCGACCTCACCTGGGACTATCCGCTCGATGAGCACGGCAACCCCGATCCCGAGGCAGTGCTCGCGGAGATCAACGGGCGCTTCCGCACGGGGGAGCGGGCCGGGCAGCCGCTCTCGTCGTACACCGAGATGCGCGCCGACGGGTCGACCGAGGGCGGATGCTGGATCTACACGGGCGTCTACGCCGACGGAGTGAATCACGCGGCGCTGCGGCCCTCGCGCGACGAGCAGTCGGCGGTGAACCCGGACTGGGGCTGGGTGTGGCCGGCCAACCGGCGGGTGCTCTACAACCGGGCGTCGGCCGATCCCGAGGGGCGCCCGTGGAGCGAGCGCAAGAAGTACGTCTGGTGGGATGAGGCCCAGGGGCGCTGGATCGGCGACGACGTCCCCGACTTCCCGGCCACCCTCGCGCCCGGCACGCAGCCCGCGCCCGAGGCGGGCGGACCGGAGGCGCTCTCGGGCACCGACGCCTTCATCATGCAGTCCGACGGCAAGGGCTGGCTGTACGCGCCGAAGGGCCTCGTCGACGGCCCGCTGCCCGCGCACTACGAGCCGCAGGAGTCACCCGTCGCGAACCCCGTCTACGGGCAGCAGCGCTCGCCGGCGCGCGTGACCATGGCGCGCGAGGACAACCTCAGTGCCCCGAGCGACGACGAGCGCGGGGCCGGCGTCTACCCGTACATGTTCACCACCTACCGGCTCACGGAGCACCACACCGCGGGCGGGATGAGCCGGTGGCTGCCGTATCTCGCGGAGCTGCAGCCCGAGATGTTCTGCGAGGTGTCTCGCGAGCTCGCCGAGGAGTGCGGCCTCGAACCCTACGGCTGGGCGACCATCATCTCGCCGCGCTCCGCGATCGAGGCGAAGGTGCTCGTGACCGACCGGGTGAAGCCGCTGCGCGCGGGCGGGCGCACGGTGCATCAGATCGGCCTGCCCTACCACTGGGGCGTGGGCGGCGATGCGGTGGTGAGCGGCGACTCCGCGAACGATCTGCTGGGCGTCGTGATGGATCCGAACGTGCTGATCCAGGAGTCGAAGGCGGGATCCTGCGCCATCATCCCGGGGCGGCGACCGCGCGGCGAGGAGCTGCTCGAGCTCGTCGAGCGGTACCGGCGGCGCGCCGGAGTGACGATCGACACCGGCATGCGGCACGCCGACGATGCCGGTGGTCGCGAGTACGCTGGGGACGAGCCGCAGCACGAAGAGGGGGAGCGATGA